GAACGACAACAAGTTCTTTTTGGAACAGAAAAATACCATGTCAATCCAACGGGTAAATTTGTTATCGGTGGACCACATGGCGATACGGGCCTAACTGGCCGTAAAATTATTGTTGACACCTATGGTGGTAAAGGTGCTCATGGTGGTGGTGCATTCTCTGGTAAAGACCCTTCTAAAGTTGACCGTTCGGCAGCTTATGCCACACGACACATTGCTAAAAACCTTGTTGCTGCAGGACTATGTAAACAAGTATTGGTTCAAGTGTCTTATGCTATTGGTGTTGCAAAGCCAATGGGTATTTTTGTTGATACATACGGCACTTCAAATGTCGGTTTATCAGATGGTGAAATCGCTAAAAAGGTAGAGGGTATTTTCGATATGAGACCAGCTGCTATTATTGATCGCTTAAAGCTTAAAAATCCAATTTATCAGGAAACGGCGGCTTATGGTCATATGGGTAGAACTCCCGAAATCAAATCGTTTACCTTTGATGTTGAAGGACAGTCTAAAGAAGTTACTTTAGAAACATTCACTTGGGAAAAGTTAGACTATTTGAACGAGGTCAAAAAGGCTTTTAATCTTTAGTCTATTTCTTTCTAAAGAAAATCTGAATTGGCACACCATTAAAGTCAAAACTCTCCCGAAGTTTATTTTCGATGTATCGTTTGTAAGGGTCTTTTATATATTGTGGTAAATTGGCAAAAAAGGCAAAAGTTGGCGTCTTAGTTGGTAACTGCGTACAGAATTTTATTCGAATATATTTACCCTTAGTTGCTGGAGGTGGATTTTGCTCTATAAATGGTAGCATGACATCGTTCAGTTTAGAAGTACTTATTCGTACTTTTCTATTTTCTGAAACATCTATTGCTATTTCTAGAGCCTTTAGCAAACGTTGCTTTGTTAGGGCAGAAATAAATAAAATAGGGACGTCAGTAAAAGGAGATATTTTTTCTCGAATAGCAGTTTCATACGTTTTAGTCGTGTGGGTATCCTTATCAACCAAATCCCATTTATTTACTAGAATAACGATACCCTTATTGTTTTTGTCTGCTAGATGAAAGATATTTAAATCTTGTGATTCGAAACCTAGTGTAGCGTCAATGAGTAACAAGCATACATCGGAATATTCAATGGAACGAATTGAACGCATCACTGAGTAAAACTCTAGGTCTTCGCTGACTTTCTTTTTCTTCCTAACTCCTGCGGTATCTACTAATACGAAATCGTATCCAAACTTTGTGTAGTGTGTGTCTAATGAATCTCTCGTTGTACCTGCAATATCGGTAACAATATTTCTTTCCTCGCCTACTAAAGCGTTAACAAATGAGGATTTCCCAACATTTGGTCGGCCTACTATGGCAAATCGTGGCAAGTCACTTTCTTCTTCTGTTTCAGTATCTGGAAGTTTACTGACTAATTCATCTAACAACTCCCCTGTTCCACTTCCGTTAATTGAAGATATGCAGAAATAATCTCCCATTCCTAAAGAATATAATTCCACTGCTTCTTGCATTATTTTACCATTATCCACTTTGTTGGCAACGAGAAAAACTGGTTTATCGGATTTACGCAGATGCTTGGCAACAGTCAAATCCATATCGGTTACACCCTCCTGCGCATCCACTAAAAACAAAATAGCATTAGCTTCTTCAATTGCTAGATTAACTTGCTTTCGTATTTCCCCTTCAAAAATATCATCAGAACCTACGATATAACCACCAGTATCGATTACAGAAAACCCTTTCCCGTTCCAATCCGTTGTGCCATAATGCCTATCACGTGTTACACCACTTACAGAGTCAACGATAGCTTGTCGCTTCTGAATTAGTCTATTAAAAAATGTTGATTTTCCAACATTTGGCCGACCTACTATTGCTACTATATTTCCCATGGTATGTTAGTTATTATAACCGAAACGTTTTAGTTGCTTATCGTCGTTTCGCCAATCCTTATTGACTTTGACATACAAATCTAAGAATATCTTTTTCTGAAAGAATGTCTCCATATCTCTTCTGGCTAGTGTGCCTACTTTTTTCAAGGCTCTTCCTTTATGCCCTATAATTATGCCCTTTTGTGATTCTCTTGACACATTGATAATGGCACGTATTTTAATGATTTCTTCTTCTTCAAAAAATTCTTCTACCTCAACTTCTACTGAATATGGAATTTCTTTTTTATAGTATTTTAATATCTTCTCTCTGATAGTTTCTCCAACAAAAAAGCGTTCCGACTTGTCTGTAAGAGCGTCTTTATCAAAGTAAGGTGGTGAGACAGGTAAAAGCTCCTTGATTCTATCCATTACCAAATCAAGATTGAATTTATTGAGTGCAGAAATTGGGTGAATTTCAGCCTTTGGCAAACGTTCTTTCCAAATGGCTATTTGTTCTTTTACAAAATCTTGTTCTGCAGTATCAATTTTATTGAGCAATAGTAGTAGTGGAATGTCTGTATTCTGAAGTCGTTCAAAAAGCTTTATATCCTTGAGTTCCTTCTCACCAGTCTCAACCATATAAATGAGAATGTCTGCATCTTGGAATGCGCCATGAACGAAGTCCATCATATTTTCTTGCAACTTATAGGCTGGGTCAATGACCCCAGGCGTGTCTGAAAAAATGATTTGATGCTCATCATCATTAACAATACCCAATATCCTATGGCGAGTCGTCTGAGCCTTTGAAGTGATAATCGATAAGCGTTCACCAACCAAAGCATTCATCAAAGTTGATTTACCAACATTTGGATTACCAATGATATTTACATAACCTGCTTTGTGTTCCATTATAGTTTTGAGCGTTTATCTTTTATTACTTCCAAACGTTCTAAAGACTCTTCCCAACTACTCATATTTTGATTCAGCTCGTTTTGCTTGTCTTGGTAAGATTCGAAAAAACCTTTTTGCGAAGATAACTCTTTGTAGCGTTCGTGGTTTGCTAATTCGTCATCTAATTCTTTTAACTCTTTTTCGAGGCGTTCTACTGCTCTTTCAAACTGCCCTACTTTATTGGATAGTTTACGAATGTCTTTGTCGAGCTGTTTGCGTTCATTGAAGGTTTGTTTATTTGCTGAATCATCCGACTTTTTGACTTTACTCTTTTGCTTATTCTCTAATTCAAATTGTGTAAAGTCTTGTACTTTTTTCTCTTTCAAGAAGTCATTAATATCTCCCAAGTATTCTTTAATGTTTTTATCTTTGAACTCGTAAACCTTCTCCGTTAAGCTTTCAAGGAAATCTCTATCGTGAGACACTATTATTAAGGTGCCATCGTAATTCTTCAAGGCTCTTTTCAAAATATCTTTTGATACCATATCCAAGTGATTGGTAGGCTCATCCATAATGAGCAGGTTTACTGGCTCCAAAAGCAATTTACACAATGCTACTCTTGCCCTTTCACCACCTGATAAGACTTTAACCTTTTTCTGAACTGTATCGCCACTAAATAAAAATGACCCTAGCATATCTCTTACACGGGGTCGACTGTGTTCATCGGCAGCGTCTTCAACTACTTCAAAAATGCTTTTATTTTCATCCAATAATTCTGACTGATTTTGGGCATAATAACCGACTTTTACTTGGTAACCGTATTCTATTTCTCCATCGTATTTGATAGCATTCACTATCATTTTTGCTAGAGTGGTTTTACCTTCACCGTTCTTTCCAACGAAAGCAATTTTATCTCCTCTTTCAAGCATTAAATTAACGCCCTTTAACACCTGTAAGTCATCGTATTTTTTAGAAACGTTTGATACTTTTAGGGTTACTTTTCCAGAATGTGGAGCAGGTGGAAATTTAAAATACATTGAAGCAGTTTCATCTTGCTCTACTTCTACAAGATCCATTTTATCCAACTTTTTAATTAAACTCTG
The genomic region above belongs to Flavobacteriales bacterium and contains:
- the era gene encoding GTPase Era, which produces MEHKAGYVNIIGNPNVGKSTLMNALVGERLSIITSKAQTTRHRILGIVNDDEHQIIFSDTPGVIDPAYKLQENMMDFVHGAFQDADILIYMVETGEKELKDIKLFERLQNTDIPLLLLLNKIDTAEQDFVKEQIAIWKERLPKAEIHPISALNKFNLDLVMDRIKELLPVSPPYFDKDALTDKSERFFVGETIREKILKYYKKEIPYSVEVEVEEFFEEEEIIKIRAIINVSRESQKGIIIGHKGRALKKVGTLARRDMETFFQKKIFLDLYVKVNKDWRNDDKQLKRFGYNN
- the der gene encoding ribosome biogenesis GTPase Der; this encodes MGNIVAIVGRPNVGKSTFFNRLIQKRQAIVDSVSGVTRDRHYGTTDWNGKGFSVIDTGGYIVGSDDIFEGEIRKQVNLAIEEANAILFLVDAQEGVTDMDLTVAKHLRKSDKPVFLVANKVDNGKIMQEAVELYSLGMGDYFCISSINGSGTGELLDELVSKLPDTETEEESDLPRFAIVGRPNVGKSSFVNALVGEERNIVTDIAGTTRDSLDTHYTKFGYDFVLVDTAGVRKKKKVSEDLEFYSVMRSIRSIEYSDVCLLLIDATLGFESQDLNIFHLADKNNKGIVILVNKWDLVDKDTHTTKTYETAIREKISPFTDVPILFISALTKQRLLKALEIAIDVSENRKVRISTSKLNDVMLPFIEQNPPPATKGKYIRIKFCTQLPTKTPTFAFFANLPQYIKDPYKRYIENKLRESFDFNGVPIQIFFRKK
- a CDS encoding ATP-binding cassette domain-containing protein, with amino-acid sequence MISANNISVYFGGQELFDDVSFMVNKGDRIGLVGKNGAGKSTLLRILSGEQKANEGSISTPNESTIGYLRQDLEFEEGRTVQEEAEQAFQEIKKLEQQINSVNLKMSERTDYESDGYMQLITDLNDLNERFGMLGGYTIQSEMSQVLLGLGFQLDDFDRQTNEFSGGWRMRLELAKILLSKPDVLLLDEPTNHLDIESIVWLEGWLKNYSGAVVLVSHDRAFLDAVTNRTIDLILGKANDYKASYSKYVELRKDRQEKQIQSKKNQDKEIKQTKMLIEKFRAKKSKASFAQSLIKKLDKMDLVEVEQDETASMYFKFPPAPHSGKVTLKVSNVSKKYDDLQVLKGVNLMLERGDKIAFVGKNGEGKTTLAKMIVNAIKYDGEIEYGYQVKVGYYAQNQSELLDENKSIFEVVEDAADEHSRPRVRDMLGSFLFSGDTVQKKVKVLSGGERARVALCKLLLEPVNLLIMDEPTNHLDMVSKDILKRALKNYDGTLIIVSHDRDFLESLTEKVYEFKDKNIKEYLGDINDFLKEKKVQDFTQFELENKQKSKVKKSDDSANKQTFNERKQLDKDIRKLSNKVGQFERAVERLEKELKELDDELANHERYKELSSQKGFFESYQDKQNELNQNMSSWEESLERLEVIKDKRSKL